A window of Liolophura sinensis isolate JHLJ2023 chromosome 4, CUHK_Ljap_v2, whole genome shotgun sequence genomic DNA:
TTATAGCtttcatgtcaaataaatcCCACCTAGCTCTTGGACAGTTTGTTCTATGTAACTGATACAGTGGCTATGAACTTACGATTCCTTTGTCAGTACACACTGGGTAACGACCCAAATAAATAAGGCGTGTGGGCGTAAGGCGTATTGGATAAATCACATGAGATGCACTGATCgcaacatttttcacttttttacatGCGATCGAAGCCCTGTAAGCAAGATTTCATTGTTTAAATCCAAGTCGTGTCCTGACTCTTAAACCTGAAATTTAGTTTAATCcggtgttttatttatgtatttttgtgggCGATTCTCAAGAATAATTGTTGAATCAGAAACAGATCCGAATACCCCCTCTTCTCGTGACCAGGTTACTGTTTATTCCCCcaccaaagcactcactcaccaactCATCTGGTCATTCACTTACCTACCCATCTGTTCACTCACTCACCTACTCATCTGTTCACTCACTCATCTGTTCATTCACTCACCAACTCATCcgatcactcactcaccaactCATCCGTTCACTCACTCACCTACTCATCcgatcactcactcaccaagtCATCcgatcactcactcaccaactCATCcgatcactcactcaccaactCATCCGTTCACTCACTCATCTACTCATCTGTTCATTCACTCAACTCATCcgatcactcactcaccaactCATCCGTTCACTCACTTACCTACTCATCTgttcactcactcaccaactCATCTGTTCATTCACTCACCAACTCATCCGATCACTCAGTCACCAACTCATCcgatcactcactcaccaactCATCCGTTCACTCACTCACCTACTAATCTgttcactcactcaccaactCATCTGTTCATTCACTCACCACCTCATCcgatcactcactcaccaactCATCCGTTCACTCACTCACCTACTCATCcgatcactcactcaccaactCATCCGATCACTCCCTCACCAACTCATCCGATCACTCCCTCACCTACTCATCcgatcactcactcaccaactCATTcgatcactcactcaccaactCATCcgatcactcactcaccaactCATCcgatcactcactcaccaactCATCCGATCACTCACTCATCTACTCATCTGTTCATTCACTCACCAACTCATCCGATCACTCAGTCACCAACTCATCCGATCACTCACTCAACAACTCATCTGTTCACTCACTCACCTACTCATCTGGTCATTCACTCATTATAATGTTGTGGGTTCTAATTATGGACAGGAACGCAACACAGAATGACTCAACTGGTAGATCTATATTGTCGCCAGTGTCGGTTACATATACAATCGTAATTTGTAAGATGACAACATTACATCCCTCCCAACATTTGGAAATAAAGTATGGGATCTTAGTCATCATATATCTGCTATTATGCACACGATATAAAtcgaaatattaaaattaactgTCCGTATAGTCAAGCTCTGACTCTTAGGATTTGAAGAGCAATAAAATGTTAAGCACTTTATATACTGTACTTGTTAATAATTAAAGGTACAATTAAAACAACTAAAAGTTCAAATTGTTCATTATTGGAGGGCATCAATCAGAAATGTCAATCACGAGGTTATATAGTCTCTGAAACGAACCGGTGGCTGTCCTCTACGACTGGAAACTCGTGGTTGCACTGATTCTTCATGGCTGTGAGCGGGAGTGGCATCATCAGCAAGGTCGTCGTCATCAAGGTCAATGTCACTGATGTGATTGTTGGTGATAGTATCTGAACATGTGTTATTAGATCTCAACACTTTTATAAATGATGAGTTTCTGGTGATAGAGTGATCTCCATGTTTAACGGTGATCATTGATCCTTTCACTGCGGTGACTTTATACGGCTTGGACCTGAACAGAGGTTTAAGTTTACCCTTTTTCTGGTTGCGTAGTAGTACGATATCACCAACACGAATGGTCGCTGGCTTAGCCTGTGCGTGAAGATCAGTATAATACTTCATTCTCTGTTTGGCGCTATCGTCTTTAACGTGGATGTCGGTTTGAGAGACTGGTTGGGCAAgttgtggtaaagttgtgcGGTACGGTCTGTTGAATAGTATTTCAACGGTTGTTTGTCAGTTAAGCTTTGGGGCGTTGCACGTTAGCTCCTTAAGAATTTGTATAGTTCCTTTTTCCATGGCTTTCCTTCATCTTCAGATGCACGCATGGTTTTCTGTAAGGTCTTGACGATCCTTTCTGCATCACCATTAGCTCTTGGCTAGTACGGCGTGATTCTCCGATGTTTGATAGCTAGGTAATCGAGGAACTGGTGAAACTCTGTACTATTAAATGGAGGTCCATTGTCAGTTTTCAAAACGGATGGTATACCATGTGTGGCAAATATCTTGTCAAAGGCGGTATTAGTGGATCGCGCAGAGGTGCAAGACACCTTTTCTACTACAGGGTAACGGGAGTATTCGTCATAGACAATCAGTAAGTAGTCTCCAGAGGGTAATGGTCCAACGAAATCTGCACAGACGTTTTCCCATGGTGCTTGCGGGAGCGCAGTCATCTTGAGCGGTTCTCGACGGGAAGAGTTTTCAGGGGTTACGGCCTGGCACGGGATACAGTTATGAATGGTTGTCTCCACGAGTTTATCGATACCAGGGAACCAAACCTTT
This region includes:
- the LOC135464537 gene encoding uncharacterized protein K02A2.6-like, which translates into the protein MLTQKLDSATTRQLQSFATVHTELSVNSDGNILLFGSHIVIPAYLRQRVCDLAHVGHQGIVKTKKLLRQKVWFPGIDKLVETTIHNCIPCQAVTPENSSRREPLKMTALPQAPWENVCADFVGPLPSGDYLLIVYDEYSRYPVVEKVSCTSARSTNTAFDKIFATHGIPSVLKTDNGPPFNSTEFHQFLDYLAIKHRRITPY